In the Flavobacterium sp. J372 genome, one interval contains:
- a CDS encoding electron transfer flavoprotein subunit alpha/FixB family protein, with protein MSILIYAEQAEGKFKKTAFELASYAKKIAGETGTTVTAVTINANDVSALGQYGVDKVLNVKNDKLATFNAKAYADAIKQAAQKEGAKIVVLSSTTDSLYLAPLVAVGLEAGYASNVVAAPISLSPFQVKRNAFSNKAFNITEINTDVKVIAIGKNSFGLVESNGAATVEEFNPTLNDADFSVKVESSEKVTGKVTIADADVVVSGGRGLKGPENWHLIEDLAAAFGAATACSKPVSDLGWRPHSEHVGQTGKPVASNLYVAVGISGAIQHIAGINSSKVKVVINADADAPFFKVADYGIVGDAFEILPKLTEKIKAFKAQNS; from the coding sequence ATGTCAATCTTAATATACGCTGAACAAGCTGAAGGAAAATTTAAAAAGACGGCGTTTGAGCTTGCTTCTTACGCTAAAAAAATAGCCGGCGAAACCGGTACTACTGTTACCGCAGTAACAATTAACGCCAATGATGTTTCGGCACTTGGCCAATATGGCGTTGATAAAGTGCTTAACGTGAAAAATGATAAGCTTGCTACATTTAATGCAAAGGCTTATGCTGATGCTATAAAGCAGGCTGCGCAAAAAGAAGGGGCTAAAATTGTTGTACTTTCATCAACTACTGATAGCCTATACCTTGCTCCGCTTGTAGCTGTAGGCCTTGAGGCTGGTTATGCTTCAAACGTGGTGGCTGCGCCAATAAGCCTTTCGCCTTTCCAGGTTAAGAGAAATGCATTTTCAAATAAAGCTTTCAACATCACTGAAATAAATACTGATGTAAAGGTTATCGCAATCGGTAAAAACTCATTCGGACTTGTAGAATCTAACGGCGCTGCTACTGTAGAAGAGTTTAATCCAACATTAAATGATGCCGACTTCTCAGTAAAAGTTGAGTCGTCTGAAAAAGTTACGGGTAAAGTTACTATCGCTGATGCTGACGTTGTAGTATCGGGTGGCCGCGGACTGAAAGGCCCTGAAAACTGGCACCTTATTGAAGACCTTGCTGCTGCTTTTGGTGCTGCAACAGCCTGCTCTAAGCCGGTGAGCGACCTTGGCTGGAGGCCTCACAGCGAGCACGTTGGCCAGACAGGTAAGCCTGTAGCATCAAACTTGTATGTAGCTGTGGGTATTTCAGGGGCGATACAGCACATCGCGGGTATCAATTCATCTAAAGTTAAAGTGGTAATCAACGCTGATGCTGATGCACCTTTCTTTAAAGTTGCTGACTACGGTATTGTAGGTGATGCTTTTGAAATACTGCCGAAACTGACAGAAAAAATTAAAGCCTTCAAGGCACAAAACTCATAA
- a CDS encoding electron transfer flavoprotein subunit beta/FixA family protein, with protein MKILVCISHVPDTTAKINFTNGDAEFDTNGVQFVINPNDEFGLTRAIIFKEQQGASVTVVNVGGTDAEATLRKALAIGADEAIRVNANPTDGFFVAKQLAEVVKNGGYDLVIAGKESLDYNGGMVPGMLAAMLNFDFVNSCLKLEVNGTEAKAVREIDGGKETLSAKLPLVVGGQKGLVEEKDLRIPNMRGIMMARQKALTVLEPTGADSKTKAVKFEKPAPKSAVKMISPDNLDELVNLLHNEAKVI; from the coding sequence AAAAATCAACTTCACCAACGGCGACGCTGAGTTTGACACCAACGGCGTACAGTTTGTAATAAACCCGAATGACGAGTTTGGCCTTACAAGGGCAATCATATTTAAAGAGCAACAGGGCGCGAGTGTTACAGTGGTAAACGTTGGCGGTACTGATGCTGAAGCAACGTTAAGGAAAGCCCTTGCCATAGGCGCTGACGAGGCTATACGTGTGAACGCAAACCCTACCGATGGTTTCTTTGTGGCTAAACAGCTTGCTGAAGTGGTAAAGAATGGAGGTTATGACCTTGTAATTGCCGGTAAAGAATCTCTTGACTATAACGGCGGAATGGTTCCTGGAATGCTTGCAGCAATGCTTAACTTTGATTTTGTAAATTCTTGCCTTAAGCTTGAAGTAAACGGTACCGAGGCGAAAGCCGTTCGCGAAATTGACGGTGGTAAGGAAACATTAAGCGCTAAATTGCCACTAGTTGTAGGCGGACAAAAAGGCCTTGTGGAAGAAAAAGACCTGAGGATACCAAACATGCGTGGTATTATGATGGCACGCCAAAAAGCCCTTACTGTACTTGAGCCAACCGGAGCCGACAGCAAGACAAAAGCAGTTAAATTTGAAAAACCTGCACCAAAGTCAGCTGTGAAGATGATAAGCCCAGACAACCTTGATGAACTTGTAAACCTGCTGCACAACGAAGCGAAAGTAATTTAA